The Silene latifolia isolate original U9 population chromosome X, ASM4854445v1, whole genome shotgun sequence genome contains the following window.
CAATGCGGACCTTacaggcctcgccgtgatccataacgtactgcctcccctcatcaggatgagccctttcagcatcatcaccagcATCATCaccgtcgtcatcatcatcatcatcgtcctcccaatcctccaaagcttttggatcgacttcgggagacggagacctagggcccccagaccttatcgggatggcatctagcatctcctcctcatcaagacgcggcGGGAACCCCCGCGCACGGTTACTaggcccggcatcagcagaagacatgattcacaacgaaaacttaatgaaaaaaattaaaaatttgattgtttaccttgaagaaaaatgctacgccggagtaacaagtctgaaagctagagagaggtttcgtcaaagaaggctagaaagaagaaaattttatagaaaatgaaattggtggccaatttcagggactaactgccctatttataggaaaaagcccatgaagaaggaccaatcgggcaCACGACCCCATGAAACGTCAACCAATCAAAGAAgcgacacgtgtcagacatgcaaccacggaatgtcaatcgttgcaacagttgaacgtcaatcaatgcaacagtgaccaagcgtcttcaacacgccccttcatatctctctgcctgttcatcttcctcaaacaAATCCTATGTATCCGTttatccgccggccacatgatcaaccaagccagaaagcaccggccagggggcaatcagaaacaaccggcactctccaccctggtctcagccagcgtcattgcctctttccacatcggatgtccattacacatccatgtggaggggggatatggtacggcctaagcagagccatgccgaggaagaagaagccggggcaaaaatttttacttgcgcagaatatacgctcaacatacatcggagcccataccacggcatagactacgctgggggcaaattgatggggcatattctcgcacccgtgacgatcaacatattgagcaaggtcaaagatatccacaaagaagtcaacggcttagatgACCTAACCGACGCCATTGTCGGCTGTCTCTGGTGCCTCGgcggggacaactagccagccgaggcacacatccgcgaactcatatccaagacccctcggcggtgagtcaacagggcccgccggcctgccatgggtccctcggccgaggggtagatcagtctttccacctgctagccacttggccactacgtgacaaaaggttaaagtctataaatactcctcaactctcattgaggaggagatccacaatttaacctaagaatcactattcatctggtaatatcttccttatctctctacaatatatatttcgccaagtaacaacaacttatctctctaagtttactgacttgagcgtcggagtgagttcgcttggcccaaagccgagccctcagtttgctcattgtttcaggagaccgcaaggaggattcaaccaaagacgtcattctacaagcacgggtggtaacatataactgctctggaattacacccggaacaattagaTTCATgataagaaatgctatcattagagtatatatagatttcatataatttgcacatattaaaaatggtgtatttcttagtatgttatatgtcccacattgaaaaataatataggtgtaacaaatatactacatataaaaaatagaattttcccacatcaaaatatagcataaggtaggtgattctatgattaattataaatatgaggcatccttggaacttaggcatcaaacCAAaatcttggagagctcttaaaagtttatatcattatattttctacctatagattttatatgtcccaaattgaaaaataatgtaggtgtggtaaatatactacgtttaaataatataattagaattgtgttaaaaaaaattctatcattagagtatatgttcatatcatttgcacatattttaattatgataaaaaaaaacgtatgaatattaatagataatatagtatttccTTATTATTAAATGGggtggatgtcgaattaggttcaaaaaataggGTGagcttttaaatatgttattcgtctcacattgaaaaataatgtaggtgtgataaatatatactacgtataaatagtttaattgtcccacatcagaagattatcataaggtggggtgatcccatgattataaatagaatttatccttggaacttaggtatcagtgtatcaccccaaatatattgaatctctcaaagtatactcttattatataagagactttaaacataatcttgaattaaatgttaaaattttaaagttgtaacatttttttaggtgggagaaagagcgataaaatggtcaatattataacggaaatttttcatggtaccctctaattttggtagattacacataataccctaattttaagtttctacatataatacccttgtgtttacttttttcataacgccgttactcctatgagtaactaaATGAGTAATTAagcatgccatgctatttgtgttttgttatttaggtattaaatgttagttcattaaataaaatagggatttaggaattagatgatgaagtgtttgtgtaatagataacaaaagaaaaaggcgtcataagtaatagaagtaatgacgttatgacggaagttgtcaaatggtatttcgggaaagaaaaagttgaacacaggggtaccatttgtagaaacttaaaattaggggtaccatgtgtaatctatcaaagttcaaggttaccatgagaaatttccaatattataatgatatagttaattaaattttcatttaaaagagaaaGATATATGtaccaataaaataataaagggggtattatttttttaattgttattttattgccacaccatcaaacttaacgtccatttaacagcctttacattagggggtaccatgggtaAAAAAATGGAATCTTAAGGGTACCATAGggagattcttaaaagtaggggtaacatggaaaatctgacaaaattaaggggtaccatgggaaatttccgtatctcaattatgataaaaagaaaaattgaagaaaaacaacgtacaaatattaatggagagtatttgatcatattattaaatttaaatataactattagatataatgagtagcaattgtccgtattcggtattcgggatctggttggatgtcgatataagtgcaaaaaagatgatgtaattctgagtatgttatttgtcccacattgaaaaacaatgcaagtttgatgaatatatactacgtataaatagtagaattgtcccacatcagaaaattaatccaagtttggtgaatatatattacttataaatagtagaattgtcccacatcgaaagattagtataaagtGGGGTGATTATATAATTGTAAATAAGAGTTAACGCACgcatatattaatcttttattgtttttgaaaaagatattttaataatatgtaaacaaatcattagaaaagaatgtaaacattaaaccttataacgttttttttgcattataaataagttaattatcccgttgcaacgcacAAACATTCAAACTAGTATTATATCAAACGGAAGACATCAACAAAGACAAACATTATAATCGGATCGGGACCATATTCTGATATTGAAATACGTGGAATAAAATCGAATGAAATTAGTTAGCCATGCATATTTAACAACACACACATCCATATAAAACCAACAACCCATGCATGGACATGCATGCTTACTTGATTGTTTGTACACTCCCTCACTCTCTTCTGATCAACAAAAAGTATACAATCCACGTTAAATCCATGCATACTTCCCACTCTCCTATAAATTCCACCGTTTCCCCTTCAATCTCCAACACAACCAAAACCTCAAATCAAATCTTAGAAACCAAATAACCTAAAATCATCAATAATGGCAAGCAAGCTAGTGATATTGGCAGCCACAGTGGCAGCCATGGTGGTACTAACCCAGGCCACATTCCAAACCACCGTGATAACAACCGAACTGGAGAACGAACACGGCGGCTCAGGACAGTGCCGTCAGCAATTAAGGGGACAGTGGCCAGACCAGTGCCAGAAGTTCATGATGCAAGGCATGATGAGGAGGCAGTTGAACCCATCTCGATCTCGAGGCGGCCGAGAATGTTTGTTTGATATGTGTTGTGAGGAAATGGAAATGATGGAACCACAATGCCAATGTGAAGCCATGAAGATGATGGTCCAAGAGATGAGACCCATGAGTCAGTCTCACCCTCAGATGATGATGGAGAAGGCAATGATGATCCCTATGTTTTGTGGTACTATGCAACGCAAGTGCTCCATGTCTACCATGTAATTCAGTAATTAAGCttgtatgatgatgatgatgatgatggtcatGGCACTACTCATGGTGTTTGGTGGTCATTATCATGGGTCATGTATGCATGCATGGTGGGTATGGGTTGGTTCCATCATGAGAAATAAATGTGTGTACAACACATCATCGTGTGTTTTTCTTAATTTGTAGTAGTTGTTGCTTAACTCTGTATTATGAGCTATTTATATGATAAATAAAGAATTTCTAGCTCAAATACAACTTGAATTGCCCCCTTTTGTTACTCTTTTCATATATATCCATCGTTCCTATATTCACCTGCGACATACTCCGTATTAAGTACTACACTATATATCTAGTATGTACTTAATTTAAAATCGATAAGAAAATTGCAGTTGACGCGTTTCCTTTAAATAACTAAGATTATCACCTATATGTAAGAATTTTTTAATTACCAAATTCAAATACAGAGTACAAAGTTGGCAAATGTTTACTGTTTACTGTGATAGCTAAGCCACAGTAGTGAAGTTGAAGTTAGCACATGAAATCCCCTTAGACCGCAAAGAACTGAACCCAATTCCATCAACCACACTGAACTCCAACAAATTCTCCTCCAGTTGATGCCCACCAATCACTATAGCCGCTCTCAAATCCGCCCCTCCGTCAACAAACCCGAGACAGACGACATCTGTATTCACTCGAACCATCGAATTATTCTCAAAAATCCTCCAGCTTACACTCTGCTTGTGCAAAACCAGGTCAATTATTGGCACCTTCAGGCCTTTGGTCTCATAGCACGCGCCGAATGGGTGCACTGGTTGCACCTGCTTAGCCCCTCTGAGCTTCTTGGTGAATGCAGCAATGACCGCTTTATAGATTGAAGTTTTCAGGAGAGTGTAAGGATGGATGGTGCTGATTTTAGTCCCTCCATTGCCCTGGCCATCTATGCTTAAAAGGGTTTTGTTCAGATTCACTATTTTGCCGTTAATCTTGATGGCGGTCACATTGAGGTAATAATCAGTGGATCGGTGATCTCCGTTTGGGTTTTGAATCATCGGTGAGAATTTCAGAGATTTTGACAAATCAATTATTGTTGGGGTTAGCTCATATTTGGCTTTGCCAAAGATAGCGAAACCAGGACTACGGCTAGAACTAGTCAAGCAAAGTGCAAACTTGAGAGGAAAATAGAAAACCTCATCACTGAATTCATTGTCAAATTGAGTTAGAAGAGAAGATCTACCTCTTCCAAACCCGACTACTCCGTTAGCCCCTTTAGGAAGGCCTTTCAATAGACCAGTGTTGGAGCATACGAAATCTGTGTGGGCTGTGACCAGTGGTCCTGGGTTGGATCCGTCAGTAGAATGGACAGTAAGAATGTCACTAGCCACCTCACCGGCATTAGACTTTCCTGTGATTGGGTTTGTAACAATGACACTACAGGTGTCATTGTTGCAGCCTGGACGGGGGTTTGGGCCTGAATGACAATCCCCACAGGTTTGCTCAGGCCCAAAACTCCCGCAGGGTGCTAGGCCGCACTGTGCAGCTCCATAGGTAGATGATTTGTACCCTCGACTGCAATCGACCCACGAGAATGGGCCTCCGAGGTCAACAGTCAGAGAAACGGGCATTGGCGGAGTCCCTTGTTGCAACTTGGCAACATATTGCAAAGTGGTTTGATCCTTGGAGATGGATATTACCATAGCGTCTATGTTGCCTTTGGCGACATGGAGTGTAGTGATGATGGTGCTAAATAAGAAGGCCTTGATGATGTTGCCATTTGAGGAAGAGTAACAAGCCATTGTAGAAGTAATTGAGTTGCTATcattgtgtgtatatatatatatatatatatatatatatatatatatatatatatatatatatgcttttCTAGTTACTGACGACTAACTGTGCAGATGTAGTCATTAATGATAGTATGGTTATCAAGTCATGTTCTCAGCATCTTCGTTGAGATCAAGTCAAAGGTCTTATACTCTCAGTCTCAGCGCTTTCCTAGCGATTACCCAGCAAGTTGCACTTTGACATATGGATTCAAGTGTAACAAAAGTACAAAACAATTATACAATATATACTGTATTTCAAAATGCCTCAACTTGATATATTGATTGACGATACTCAAAGATACTCGTACTTGATATGGTACAACATATTTGTTATTTATAATGTATTCTGTGTGTGCTTGCACCGCAATTGCTTAGGTGCACTACACTACTTGGTATTTGTCATTTTGGTAATATATACTGTATTTCAAAATGCCTCAACTTAATATATTGATTGACGATACTCAAAGATACTCGTACTTGATATGGTACAACATATTTGTTATTTATAATGTATTCTGTGTGTGCTTGCACCGCAATTGCTTAGGTGCACTACACTACTTGGTATTTGTCATTTTGGTATTTACTACTCGTTATGACTTTTCAAATACTTGTGCGGCTATAGATGACCATTGTTGTCGTGCTTGTCTGTAACCAGCTTTAGATATGGAGTCATCTGGTTTCCTGATCACACCTCTAAATAATGCATTCCTTTGACAGCAAAAGCAAAACAGGCTCCAACACCATCAACAATGGAATGTGCAGCCCATTCTCCCTTCTCATCTCtcacttcttttcgattattccATATATACAATCCAAGTAATCAttaaaccattttacctccacTGCCTATTCTCGACTCTCAGGCTCTTCAATCCAGTCCAACCCCTTATCCATTCTTGCCCATTCTTCGTCTGGAGCAATGCCATAAACATTCCATACCCAAAATTAACAATTTAGTTTCAACAAGTTTAACTATCTCAAGCGAAATCAATGAAAAAATCTGAGGCAAACCAAGCTGAATCCCTACGAAAAGAATTTTACAAGGCCACCAATTCTCAGAGTGCTAGGTTTAGATAGGGCACTCGGGAGCGTTCCTGAACTAAGCTTTGTTAGTTTTCTCATAAGAAAATCTACATGTAATGAGAATCAGAATTCCCACTTAATGAATCAACACTTGTTTAAAAGTCTTTTcgtttcattaaaacaaaaattctcaCAAGTTTGTACAAATCAATAGAAAGCGGACCAACAATAGTTCATAAGAATGGTGGTATTAAcatccgtcttaaatgagaatttgtgaacaaACCTATTTCAACTAATTATGATCCAAAAGCCTAGGTGGTATGTTTTGCATCAAGACTTCAAGTATGTGCCCAAaattaactttcaaagaactttaCAAAAAGCAGTTCATCAGCCAGCAACTACCTATTTTTCATCAAAGTTGTTGGAGTATAAATCCACTTGTGAGTCCCACATCggtgaaaaagagagagattgtctatcttataaggcctaggggtgtttctcccattgccaattggttttgggagataAAAACATTCTTGGGCTTGTGAGTTAGACTTCTCTCCTCCACCGCGGGTAAGGCCAGACCCATCTCGTGTTTATTAAAAGTCATAACAGTGTCTAGAATCCTGAAGTACTGAAAGAACAAAGAAGAATGCTCCCCTAGAAGTCCATCTCTAGTCCTCCTATTCCCACCTGCAAGATTGTTACATGGGCTTCCTCCAATCACCAGATCAAACCCACCAAACTCTGTAATCCATCGTCTTATCATCCGATTATCCACTTTCTGCACGTCATCCAAATGGATCAGCTGACCTCGTTGCTCTGTTTGATCCCACCAGTCCTGAAATATCTTCCTACTGATTTCTGATATCTCTACTGAAACCACTGCCTTCAGTGGGATTCCGAGTCTGTGGAGGGCTACCTCGGCTCCACCAATGCCGGAGAAGAGGGACAAAACGGTCATTCCTCGTGGGTAGATGGGTTTCAGAACTGACAGGTGGTATGCAACTGTGTCTATCTGAAACCAAATATAACAAAACAAAGTAAAGATTAATGTGTCTTTATCTCTGCTATAAATTCAAACTGATCAACATTTGAATTAAACCATACATTTGATTTAGCAAATAAGGTGGTCAGGACTTGGGACAAATAACTTTTATATGCTACAGTTCACTTCTTTATCAGCAACACAAATCCAACTATGACAATTAAGAATTAACAATGACGGAGCTGAATATTACGGTGACAATTAATGAGCAAAGTTTGCAAACCTGAAAGGAGTTCCCTAAGGCTTTATATCTCTCAGTCCAGCCAACACCTCTGGTATGATCCTGTGGAAATCCCAACATCTCCACATCATTAGGTTCCAGTATAGCAACCTTGTGCTTTCCAACCCGAACCAAGTTCCATTTCTTGCACTGTTTCATGACATATTTTATGTCACTTGGAGACGGCGAACCAGATTCCACCCGCTTCCTATAAGCCAAGGTTTTTGCAGTGAGAAAGGATGATGTATTGATACTGAATATTACAGGTATATATATACTACAGCTATTGAGTTAAATTAGGATAGAAGCCTTGTACAATCAACTGATTTATGCTATTGCTATATTTACAAATATAATTGATACCAATTTAATACTATTGCTATATTTACAAATATTTGACAGTAAGAATGATATGATTATGAGGTAAAGATTTGATCTTGTTTATTTTGAATTATTGGTTGGTGAGATATTGTTAATACGCCCCCTCAAGTTGGACGTTCGTTCGATAAGTCCAAGCTTGTTTCGTAACTCTTGAAATTGTAATTTGTGCAGTGGCTTGGTGAGGATATCTCGCTATCCTGGTCTTTCTTTGGCAACATGAGCGATTCGAATGTTGTGGCGTTGGAGCTGATCTTTGACAAAGTGGGAGGAGATGGCCATATGCTTCATTCGGGAGtgaaaaattggatttttggcGTAGAGTGTGGCGGAGATGTTGTCACAGAAGATGGCAGGTGGTTGAGTGACAGATATACGGAGTTCAGAGAGGAGATTCCGAAGCCAGAGAGTTTCTGTTGTGACAGAAGCAACTGCGCGAAATTCTGCTTCTGTGGTGGAGAGAGCAACACCTGTTTGCTTTTTTGAAGATCAGGAGATGGGATTGCGTCCCAGGTAGACAATGTAGCCTGTCGTCGAGAAGTATGTATCTTTATCACCTCCGTAGTCTGCGTCACAGAAAGCATGAAGACACAGAGGTGTGACTTTGTGGAGTTAGAGACCGTGGTGTTGGGTGCCTTGGAGGTACCTGAGGAGACGTTTTAGGACCGTCCAATGGTTGGCAGTTGGGTGATGAAGAAATTGAGCAAGACGGTTCACAGTAAATGCAATGTCAGGGCGAGTGAGCGACAGATATTGTAAGCTTCCAACGATGGCACGATACGTCGATTGGTCATGAATGGGCATTCTGTCTTCTCGGAGGAGTGGGGGTGATGTGGCCATCGGCGTAGTGATGTGTTTGGCGTCGGCCATGTTGTGTTTAACTAGAAGGTCATGTATATATTTAGATTGACTGAGGTGTAGTCCGAGATTGTTCGGAGTAACTTCGATACCAAGAAAATGTGATAGCGGTCCAAGGTCTTTTAGTGAAAAACGGTTAGATAGGTTTGTAATGAAAGCTTGTAATTGAGGTAAATTAGGTCCTGTAATGATAATGTCATCGATATAAATGAGCATGTATATGATGTTGGTCTTGGTTTGTAATATAAATAAGGATGGGTCAAAGATGGATTGACTGAAACCGAGAGTGATAACATAGGATTTGAGCTCAGTGTACCAAGCTCGCGAAGCTTGTTTTAGGCCATAAATAGCTTTTTGTAATTTACAAACGAAATCTGGTTTAGATTGATCGACGAAACCCGGTGGTTGAGTCATGAAAACATTCTCGGTTAGAGTGCCTTGTAAGAACGCGTTGTTAACATCAAGTTGGCGAATGGGCCAAGATTTTGTTACAGCTAATGATAGGATGAGTCGGACGGTGGTGGGCTTAATAACGGGACTGAAGGTTTCAGTGTAGTCTATGCCTGGTTGCTgtgtgaaacctttagcaactaggcGGGCTTTATGTTGTTTAAGTGTACCATCGGGATTAAATTTGTTTCGATACACCCATTTACATCCTACAACGTTGTGTGCGGAAGAGCGTGGAACTAAGGTCCAAGTGTTGTTTCGTGCAAGAGCATCATATTCATCTTGCATCGCTTGGCGCCAATGAGGGAGGACAAGTGCTTGTTTGACGGTGTTGGGAAGGCTTGTAATTAAGGTTGATACATTAGCGGTTTTAGCATATTTTGGATTTGGTTGGCGTATATTATTTGTGAGTCTGGTTTTGACCGTGCGAGGAGGAGGGATGGGTTTTTGCCGTGTTTTAGGTGGAGCAGCATCATTAGTGTTGGTAGCGGAAGGATTAGTAGATGTGGCGGTGGGAATGTCGACCGAAGGAGTGCTGACTGGACCTGTATTGGTGATGGGTTTATCAACATTTGGCGGAGCAGTTGCGGAGGGTGTGCGACGGGAGTAGACATGTTAGACGGGATGTTTGGATTGCCGTGGGGGAGTAGGGGAGGTCGAGATCGATGATGGTGGGGTGCTGTCAACAAGAGGAATAATCGGAATAGTAAGTGTAGTCCATTCATCGATTGATGGAGAGGGTAATGGTTCCGAGTTGAGTTTTGCAAAGGGATAGATGTCATCATAAAATTTAACGTGACGGGAGGTGTAAATGCGATGGGTTTTTGGGTCAAGACAATAAAATGCACTTTGTGTATTAGAGTATCCTACAAAAATACATGGCACAGAACGGTTTTCTAATTTGTGTTTTGTATAAGGGCGAAGCCATGGGTAGCATAGACATCCAAAGTTATGAAGGTTGTTGTAGTCGGGTTCTGTATTGTGAATAATAGAGTAAGGAGATCGACCATTGAGAGACCGAGTTGGTAGTCTATTTATAAGATAGACGGCGGTACTAAAGGCGAAAGTCCGATACTTGGTGGGTAGATGTGCATGATTAAGAAGGGCGAGGCCCGTTTCAACTATATGACGGTGTCGGCGCTCGGCATATCCATTATGTTCGGGAGTATGCGGAGAGGACGTTGAATGAGAAATGCCATTGTTAAGCAAGGTGTTATTTAATTTGATGTATTCGCCTCCATTATCGGAGAAAAAATGTTTTATTGGTTTGTCAAGATATTTTTCGACCAGCGCTTTAAATTGTAAAAATAAACTAGTAGTGTCGGATTTTCGTTTTAGTGGATACATCCAAATATATTTGCTATAATGATCAACAAAAACAATATAGTACTTATAATGGTCGTATGATGGAACGGGACTAGTCCAAAGGTCTGAAAAAACGAGTTCTAGTGCGGAATTGGTTTTAAATGTGGAGGTCGAAAACGGTAATTTCTTGCTTTTGGCAAGATTGCACGATTCACAATGACAATAATCTGGAATAGTAATTGATAAATTTTTATTAATTTGTTGCATTACATCATACGTTGGGTGGCCTAAACGATGATGTCAAGATAATGAGAGCGGTCCTTTAATAGAGGTGTAAGCTTTCGGGTTTGAAGAAGACCACTCGTACACTCCATCTTTAACTCGGCCCCGGAGAAGAGTTTGGCCTGTTGCTATCGCCTTAATAAGAAAAGAGTCATGTGAAAAAACAACAAACGCGTTATTGTCACGACATAATTGAGAAATCGAAATTATATTCCTTGAAATTTTGGGAACATGAAGTACGTTATTAAAATTGAGTGAATTCAATTGAAAATTACCTATATTAGCAATCGGGACTGCAGATCCATCTCCAATTATGAGGTCATCCGAGCCGGTGTATGGGGAGTGAAAGGCAAGGGTGTCCAGATCAAATGTCACGTGGTGGCTCGCACCACTGTCAAGCAGAAAGTTCGGGTTAGGGTTTGGAGTCGCCTGAAAGTTGGTGGCAGTATGAACCTGAGGTGCGGCCGTTGACTGGCGGTTGAAGGACGGCGCGGGGAAGACGATGTTGGGGAAGAGGCGGCGAAACAGCGGACAGTGTGCAATTACGTGCCCGATTTCACGGCACCATTGACAACGCCCTTTGAAAGGACGGGGATTGGAATTAGTGAGAGGCTGAGTTTGGGCAACATACTGGTTGTTCGCCTGAGTTTGATTGGAATAGCGAGATTGGTTGCGATTTTGGTGGTGGCCGCGGTAGGCAGGGTTCGCAGAGGGGGTGAAATGGTTTGAGGTAGGTTGAGTTTTAATCAATAATTCATGTTGTAAAAGTTTTTCGTGAAGAGCCTCAAAACTGATGGTGGTGTCTCGGGCTCGGATCGTGTCAATTACGGGTTTATAAAGATCATAATCGAGTCCTTTTAAAACTTTTGAAACTATGTCTTCTGGGTCAATTAACTTGCCCATGAGAGCAAGTTGATCGACACAAGATTTGATAGAATGGATATAATCACTGATGGATTGTTCCGAGGTTTTAACTATCGAATCTAGGCGGTCTTTAAGCTGCTGAATGTGGACGCGAGAAGGATTCGCGTAAGTATGGGCAAGGATTTCCCAAGCCTCTTTAGATGTTTTTGCCCGAATGATGAGGGTTTGGAGGGCGGCAGTGAGGGTGCCCATTAGAGCACCGAGAATGAGCCCGTCTTGTTTAA
Protein-coding sequences here:
- the LOC141620402 gene encoding 2S seed storage protein-like — translated: MASKLVILAATVAAMVVLTQATFQTTVITTELENEHGGSGQCRQQLRGQWPDQCQKFMMQGMMRRQLNPSRSRGGRECLFDMCCEEMEMMEPQCQCEAMKMMVQEMRPMSQSHPQMMMEKAMMIPMFCGTMQRKCSMSTM
- the LOC141620403 gene encoding putative aspartic proteinase GIP2, producing the protein MACYSSSNGNIIKAFLFSTIITTLHVAKGNIDAMVISISKDQTTLQYVAKLQQGTPPMPVSLTVDLGGPFSWVDCSRGYKSSTYGAAQCGLAPCGSFGPEQTCGDCHSGPNPRPGCNNDTCSVIVTNPITGKSNAGEVASDILTVHSTDGSNPGPLVTAHTDFVCSNTGLLKGLPKGANGVVGFGRGRSSLLTQFDNEFSDEVFYFPLKFALCLTSSSRSPGFAIFGKAKYELTPTIIDLSKSLKFSPMIQNPNGDHRSTDYYLNVTAIKINGKIVNLNKTLLSIDGQGNGGTKISTIHPYTLLKTSIYKAVIAAFTKKLRGAKQVQPVHPFGACYETKGLKVPIIDLVLHKQSVSWRIFENNSMVRVNTDVVCLGFVDGGADLRAAIVIGGHQLEENLLEFSVVDGIGFSSLRSKGISCANFNFTTVA
- the LOC141621908 gene encoding DNA (cytosine-5)-methyltransferase DRM2-like; this translates as MKQCKKWNLVRVGKHKVAILEPNDVEMLGFPQDHTRGVGWTERYKALGNSFQIDTVAYHLSVLKPIYPRGMTVLSLFSGIGGAEVALHRLGIPLKAVVSVEISEISRKIFQDWWDQTEQRGQLIHLDDVQKVDNRMIRRWITEFGGFDLVIGGSPCNNLAGGNRRTRDGLLGEHSSLFFQYFRILDTVMTFNKHEMGLALPAVEERSLTHKPKNVFISQNQLAMGETPLGLIR
- the LOC141620405 gene encoding uncharacterized protein LOC141620405, which codes for MATDLTNTTIINPHNADQPLTAPNLNNVIKLTPLNYVSWRFQLTNILFGFLDGSTPTPSSTTMNEANQEVPNPAYMSWLKQDGLILGALMGTLTAALQTLIIRAKTSKEAWEILAHTYANPSRVHIQQLKDRLDSIVKTSEQSISDYIHSIKSCVDQLALMGKLIDPEDIVSKVLKGLDYDLYKPVIDTIRARDTTISFEALHEKLLQHELLIKTQPTSNHFTPSANPAYRGHHQNRNQSRYSNQTQANNQYVAQTQPLTNSNPRPFKGRCQWCREIGHVIAHCPLFRRLFPNIVFPAPSFNRQSTAAPQVHTATNFQATPNPNPNFLLDSGASHHVTFDLDTLAFHSPYTGSDDLIIGDGSAVPIANIGPVSTPSVDIPTATSTNPSATNTNDAAPPKTRQKPIPPPRTVKTRLTNNIRQPNPKYAKTANVSTLITSLPNTVKQALVLPHWRQAMQDEYDALARNNTWTLVPRSSAHNVVGCKWVYRNKFNPDGTLKQHKARLVAKGFTQQPGIDYTETFSPVIKPTTVRLILSLAVTKSWPIRQLDVNNAFLQGTLTENVFMTQPPGFVDQSKPDFTTEVIKIHTSRRQATLSTWDAIPSPDLQKSKQVLLSPPQKQNFAQLLLSQQKLSGFGISSLNSVYLSLNHLPSSVTTSPPHSTPKIQFFTPE